ATCAAGGAGGAAGACTTTGGAACAGTCTAAAATTGAGAAGATTAAAAATCTTCCGGAGTATCAACAGCTCGTCAAAGAGCGTACGGGGCTGGCATGGAAACTCTCCATTGCCATGCTGGTTGTGTATTACGGGTATATCCTGCTGTTGGCGTTTGATCCGGCATTCTTTACGATGATTGTCAGCGGTCAATACGTATCCATCGGTTTCCCGGTAGGGGTTGCGATCATTATCTTTGCGTTTTTGCTGACCGGTTATTACGTCAGAAAAGCGAATTCGGATTTTGATGAACTCACGGCAAAAATCAAGAAAGAGGTTGAATAATGAAGATGGGAA
The nucleotide sequence above comes from Hydrogenovibrio thermophilus. Encoded proteins:
- a CDS encoding DUF485 domain-containing protein; translation: MEQSKIEKIKNLPEYQQLVKERTGLAWKLSIAMLVVYYGYILLLAFDPAFFTMIVSGQYVSIGFPVGVAIIIFAFLLTGYYVRKANSDFDELTAKIKKEVE